The following proteins are encoded in a genomic region of Streptomyces gobiensis:
- the ald gene encoding alanine dehydrogenase, translating to MKVGIPREVKNNEFRVAITPAGVHELVRNGHQVYVEQGAGLGSSIADQEYTAAGAEILGTADEVWATADLLLKVKEPIAEEYHRLRKDQTLFTYLHLAASRECTDALLESGTTAIAYETVETANRALPLLAPMSEVAGRIAPQVGAYHLMRSAGGRGVLPGGVPGVHAGRAVVIGGGVSGWSATQIAVGMGFHVTLLDKDVNKLREADKIFGTKVQTVTSNAYELEKAVLAADLVIGAVLIPGAKAPKLVTNELVSRMKPGSVLVDIAIDQGGCFEDSRPTTHAEPTFRVHDSVFYCVANMPGAVPNTSTYALTNATLPYIVELANRGWVEALRRDPALAKGLNTHDGEVVYGPVAEAHGLEHAELGKLLG from the coding sequence GTGAAGGTCGGTATCCCCCGCGAGGTCAAGAACAACGAGTTCCGCGTGGCCATCACGCCGGCCGGCGTGCACGAGCTCGTGCGCAACGGCCACCAGGTCTACGTGGAGCAGGGCGCCGGTCTCGGCTCCTCCATCGCCGACCAGGAGTACACCGCCGCCGGAGCCGAGATCCTCGGCACCGCGGACGAGGTGTGGGCCACCGCCGATCTGCTCTTGAAGGTCAAGGAGCCGATCGCCGAGGAGTATCACCGGCTCCGCAAGGACCAGACGCTCTTCACCTATCTCCACCTCGCCGCCTCCCGCGAGTGCACCGACGCCCTGCTGGAGTCCGGCACCACGGCCATCGCCTACGAGACCGTCGAGACGGCGAACCGCGCGCTGCCGCTGCTCGCCCCGATGTCCGAGGTCGCGGGCCGGATCGCCCCGCAGGTCGGCGCGTACCACCTGATGCGGTCGGCCGGCGGACGCGGTGTGTTGCCGGGTGGCGTCCCGGGTGTGCACGCGGGCAGGGCCGTCGTCATCGGTGGCGGTGTCTCCGGCTGGAGCGCCACCCAGATCGCGGTCGGCATGGGATTCCATGTCACCCTGCTCGACAAGGACGTCAACAAGCTCCGCGAGGCGGACAAGATCTTCGGTACCAAGGTGCAGACGGTCACCTCCAACGCCTACGAGCTGGAGAAGGCGGTCCTGGCGGCCGACCTGGTCATCGGTGCGGTGCTCATCCCCGGTGCCAAGGCACCGAAGCTGGTCACCAATGAGCTCGTCTCCCGGATGAAGCCGGGAAGTGTCCTTGTCGACATCGCGATCGACCAGGGCGGCTGCTTCGAGGACTCCCGTCCCACCACGCATGCCGAGCCCACCTTCCGGGTGCACGACTCGGTCTTCTACTGCGTGGCCAATATGCCCGGCGCGGTGCCCAACACCTCGACCTACGCGCTGACCAACGCCACGCTGCCGTACATCGTCGAGCTGGCCAACCGCGGCTGGGTGGAGGCGCTGCGCCGTGATCCGGCGCTGGCCAAGGGCCTCAACACTCATGACGGCGAGGTCGTTTACGGTCCGGTCGCCGAGGCACACGGGCTGGAGCATGCCGAGCTGGGTAAGCTGCTGGGCTGA
- a CDS encoding tetratricopeptide repeat protein, translating to MTDQVVHSNAPTEAAGAAAGFVGRERELAQMRADLERAGLDTLSGKPANRSRVLLIAGQPGSGRTALAEEFIRQVAEDYPDGILRVRLTDPGGGVVPVERVARDLLDAAAVPAPPGAAAEELTEALRAALSGRRALLFLDEVAAAEQLVEVLPESRSCLVLATAEGPLTGVPDVRPCTLGGLDSWASVELLAQRAGTGIRITVDPRAAEALAETCAHLPAALTLLGGWLTANPQASVLDAARRLAEVSDEPRPLHRAFRLLHEVLPSSAARLLRLLPLAPDGFVDAHLASALAGCSVSDAQSALDDFARFGLLHPGDAQSYRVPGCLDPLLRELLAAGERPADVLLARARMLERAVRQLHSCWAITEPEGSEPRRELAGQPRSMRFGTPAAAAAWLDSRLPALLAAARLAVGGGELDNLARRFIAALARALNAHRTPEQVAPEQYRLHELVLGVAERRELHRERAAALLNLGDLDAWSGRLTEALARYRAALEAARADGGVRGGGDTEAAVRAMDALGGTYAELADWSRAADWYGRALALCQTQGDLDGAARLHSRIGAVQVYAGQWGEALHAWRAAAAVYRRQRNPQAFARALSEVARVQEYAGRPRESLRTCYDALYVARKAGDDRLQAALSLRLADTCERVGETAGARAHRAVADRLLRKTSDSSPSEDTL from the coding sequence GTGACGGATCAGGTGGTGCACAGCAACGCCCCCACGGAGGCTGCGGGGGCAGCAGCGGGATTTGTCGGCCGGGAGCGCGAGCTGGCCCAGATGCGGGCCGATCTCGAGCGCGCAGGGCTCGACACGCTCTCCGGTAAACCGGCCAACCGCAGCCGGGTGCTGCTGATCGCGGGGCAGCCGGGTTCCGGCCGGACCGCGCTCGCGGAGGAGTTCATCCGGCAGGTGGCCGAGGACTACCCCGATGGGATCCTGCGCGTCCGGCTCACCGATCCAGGCGGTGGCGTCGTGCCCGTGGAGCGCGTCGCCCGGGATCTGCTGGACGCGGCCGCGGTGCCCGCACCGCCGGGGGCGGCCGCGGAGGAGCTGACCGAAGCCCTGCGGGCCGCACTGAGCGGCCGCAGGGCTCTGCTGTTCCTGGACGAGGTAGCCGCTGCCGAGCAGCTGGTCGAGGTGCTGCCGGAGTCCCGGAGCTGCCTGGTGCTGGCCACCGCCGAGGGGCCGCTCACCGGGGTACCGGATGTCCGGCCCTGCACCCTGGGTGGCCTGGACAGCTGGGCCTCCGTTGAGCTGCTCGCCCAGCGGGCCGGCACCGGGATCCGTATCACCGTGGATCCCCGCGCCGCCGAGGCGCTGGCCGAGACCTGTGCCCATCTGCCCGCCGCGCTGACCCTGCTGGGCGGCTGGCTCACCGCGAACCCGCAGGCTTCCGTCCTGGACGCGGCGCGGCGGCTCGCGGAGGTGTCTGATGAGCCCCGGCCGCTCCACCGGGCCTTCCGGCTGCTCCATGAGGTGCTGCCGTCGTCTGCCGCCCGGCTGCTCCGGCTGCTCCCTCTCGCCCCGGACGGGTTTGTCGACGCGCATCTCGCCTCCGCCCTCGCGGGCTGCTCGGTGTCCGACGCCCAGAGCGCCCTCGACGACTTCGCCCGCTTCGGTCTGCTGCACCCCGGCGATGCCCAGTCCTACCGGGTGCCCGGCTGTCTGGATCCGCTGTTGCGCGAACTGCTGGCCGCTGGAGAGCGCCCGGCCGATGTGCTGCTGGCCCGGGCCCGGATGCTGGAGCGGGCCGTACGGCAGCTGCACTCCTGCTGGGCCATCACCGAGCCGGAGGGCTCCGAGCCCCGCCGGGAGCTGGCCGGTCAGCCGCGTTCGATGCGCTTCGGCACGCCCGCGGCGGCCGCGGCCTGGCTGGACTCCCGGCTGCCCGCGTTGCTCGCGGCCGCCCGGCTCGCAGTCGGGGGAGGCGAGCTCGACAACCTCGCCCGGCGGTTTATCGCCGCCCTGGCCCGTGCGCTGAACGCGCACCGCACACCCGAGCAGGTCGCCCCTGAGCAGTACCGGCTGCATGAGCTGGTCCTCGGGGTGGCCGAGCGCCGTGAGCTGCACCGTGAGCGGGCCGCCGCCCTGCTCAACCTCGGCGATCTGGACGCCTGGTCCGGACGGCTGACCGAGGCGCTGGCCCGCTATCGTGCCGCTCTGGAGGCCGCTCGGGCGGATGGCGGTGTCCGGGGCGGCGGCGATACGGAGGCCGCCGTACGGGCCATGGACGCCCTGGGCGGCACCTATGCCGAGCTGGCGGACTGGTCGCGCGCCGCCGACTGGTACGGGCGGGCGCTCGCGCTGTGCCAGACCCAGGGCGACCTCGACGGCGCCGCCCGGCTGCACAGCCGGATCGGCGCTGTGCAGGTCTATGCCGGGCAGTGGGGCGAGGCACTGCACGCCTGGCGCGCGGCCGCCGCGGTGTACCGGCGGCAACGGAATCCGCAAGCCTTCGCCCGGGCGCTGAGCGAGGTGGCGCGGGTGCAGGAGTACGCGGGACGCCCGCGGGAGTCCCTGCGCACCTGCTACGACGCCCTGTATGTGGCCCGCAAGGCCGGGGACGACCGGCTGCAGGCGGCACTGAGCCTGCGGCTGGCGGACACTTGTGAACGGGTGGGTGAAACAGCGGGGGCGCGGGCACACCGTGCGGTGGCGGACCGGCTGCTGAGGAAAACATCCGATTCGTCCCCAAGTGAAGACACCCTCTGA
- a CDS encoding NUDIX domain-containing protein, protein MAELLWDTPEEWEVIATATPFTGNKTSVRTDDVVMPDGKIVRRDYQVHPGSVAVLALDDQDRVLVLNQYRHPVRQKLWEIPAGLLDVPGENPLRAAQRELYEEAHVKAEDWRVLTDVYTTPGGCDEAVRIFLARELSEAEGERFEVFEEEAVMQLERAPLADLVHGVLAGELHNNCLAVGVLALSAALAGDGVDALRPADAEWPARPFS, encoded by the coding sequence ATGGCGGAGCTGCTCTGGGACACCCCGGAGGAGTGGGAGGTCATCGCGACCGCCACCCCCTTCACCGGCAACAAGACGAGCGTCCGTACGGATGACGTCGTCATGCCGGACGGGAAGATCGTCCGGCGTGACTACCAGGTGCACCCCGGCTCGGTCGCCGTGCTCGCCCTGGACGACCAGGACCGGGTGCTGGTGCTCAACCAGTACCGGCACCCGGTGCGGCAGAAGCTGTGGGAGATCCCGGCGGGGCTGCTCGACGTCCCCGGTGAGAACCCGCTGCGCGCCGCACAGCGCGAGCTGTACGAGGAGGCGCACGTCAAGGCCGAGGACTGGCGGGTCCTCACCGACGTCTACACGACGCCAGGCGGCTGTGACGAGGCCGTACGGATCTTCCTCGCCCGTGAGCTGTCCGAGGCGGAGGGGGAACGCTTCGAGGTCTTCGAGGAGGAGGCCGTCATGCAGCTGGAGAGGGCACCCCTCGCGGATCTGGTCCATGGCGTGCTGGCGGGCGAGCTGCACAACAACTGCCTCGCTGTGGGTGTGCTCGCGCTCAGCGCCGCGCTGGCGGGCGATGGCGTGGACGCCCTGCGCCCAGCCGACGCGGAATGGCCCGCCCGCCCTTTTTCCTGA
- a CDS encoding CTP synthase, with protein sequence MPPKSMTTKHLFVTGGVASSLGKGLTASSLGALLKARGLRVTMQKLDPYLNVDPGTMNPFQHGEVFVTNDGAETDLDIGHYERFLDVDLDGSANVTTGQVYSSVIAKERRGEYLGDTVQVIPHITNEIKHRIRRMATEDVDVVITEVGGTVGDIESLPFLEAVRQVRHEVGRDNVFVVHISLLPYIGPSGELKTKPTQHSVSALRSIGIQPDAIVLRADREVPTAIKRKISLMCDVDDAAVVAAIDAKSIYDIPKVLHSEGLDAYVVRRLDLPFRDVDWTQWDDLLGRVHQPDHEVTIALVGKYIDLPDAYLSVTEAIRAGGFANRTRVKIKWVTSDDCKTAEGAKKQLGDADAICVPGGFGDRGVEGKVSAITYARENKVPLLGLCLGLQCIVIEAARNLAGIEAANSTEFDQATAHPVISTMEEQLDIVAGEGDMGGTMRLGMYPAKLAEGSIVREVYGDQPYVEERHRHRYEVNNAYRGELEKAGIVFSGTSPDNKLVEYVEYPRETHPYLVATQAHPELRSRPTRPHPLFAGLVKAAVARRQGV encoded by the coding sequence ATGCCGCCCAAATCCATGACGACCAAGCACCTCTTCGTCACCGGGGGTGTCGCCTCCTCGCTTGGCAAGGGCCTCACCGCCTCCAGCCTGGGGGCGCTCCTCAAGGCGCGTGGCCTGCGGGTCACCATGCAGAAGCTCGACCCCTACCTCAATGTCGACCCTGGCACGATGAACCCGTTCCAGCACGGTGAGGTGTTCGTCACCAACGACGGCGCCGAGACCGATCTGGACATCGGCCACTACGAGCGCTTCCTCGATGTCGACCTCGACGGGTCCGCCAACGTCACTACCGGCCAGGTCTACTCCTCGGTGATCGCCAAGGAGCGGCGTGGTGAGTACCTGGGCGACACCGTGCAGGTCATCCCGCACATCACCAATGAGATCAAGCACCGCATCCGCCGGATGGCGACCGAGGATGTCGACGTGGTCATCACCGAGGTCGGCGGTACCGTCGGCGACATCGAGTCGCTGCCGTTCCTTGAGGCCGTCCGCCAGGTCCGTCACGAGGTGGGCCGGGACAATGTCTTCGTTGTGCATATCTCGCTGCTGCCCTACATCGGCCCCTCCGGCGAGCTCAAGACCAAGCCGACCCAGCACTCGGTCTCGGCGCTGCGCAGCATCGGCATCCAGCCGGACGCGATCGTGCTGCGCGCCGACCGCGAGGTGCCGACCGCGATCAAGCGCAAGATCTCGCTGATGTGTGATGTCGACGATGCCGCGGTCGTTGCCGCCATCGACGCCAAGTCGATCTACGACATTCCCAAGGTGCTGCACAGTGAGGGCCTGGACGCCTACGTGGTGCGCCGCCTCGATCTGCCGTTCCGCGATGTGGACTGGACCCAGTGGGATGACCTGCTCGGCCGGGTCCACCAGCCCGACCACGAGGTCACCATCGCGCTGGTGGGCAAGTACATTGACCTGCCCGACGCTTATCTGTCGGTCACCGAGGCGATCCGTGCGGGCGGCTTCGCCAACCGGACCCGTGTCAAGATCAAGTGGGTGACTTCGGACGACTGCAAGACCGCCGAGGGCGCGAAGAAGCAGCTGGGCGACGCGGACGCCATCTGCGTACCGGGCGGCTTCGGCGACCGTGGTGTGGAGGGCAAGGTCTCAGCGATCACCTACGCCCGGGAGAACAAGGTCCCGCTGCTCGGGCTCTGTCTGGGGCTGCAGTGCATCGTCATCGAGGCCGCCCGCAACCTGGCGGGCATCGAGGCCGCCAACTCCACGGAGTTCGACCAGGCCACCGCGCATCCGGTGATCTCCACCATGGAGGAACAACTCGACATCGTCGCCGGTGAGGGCGATATGGGCGGCACCATGCGGCTCGGTATGTACCCGGCGAAGCTCGCCGAGGGCTCGATCGTCCGCGAGGTCTACGGCGACCAGCCGTATGTGGAAGAGCGACACCGCCACCGCTACGAGGTCAACAACGCCTACCGTGGCGAGCTGGAAAAGGCCGGGATCGTCTTCTCCGGCACCTCCCCGGACAACAAGCTCGTCGAGTACGTCGAGTATCCGCGCGAGACGCACCCGTACCTGGTCGCCACCCAGGCTCACCCCGAGCTGCGCTCCCGTCCCACCCGACCGCACCCGCTCTTCGCGGGCCTGGTCAAGGCCGCCGTCGCGCGCCGGCAGGGGGTCTGA
- a CDS encoding glycoside hydrolase family 15 protein, giving the protein MHVAGRIEDYALIGDMQTAALIGRDGAADWLCLPRFDSHAVFAGLLGTEEHGLWRLGPAPERDDDEPLPATRRRYRGDSLILESEWDTPHGTVRVTDFMPPRDGAPQLVRIIEGLSGRVQMRSTLRMRFSYGWVVPWVHKVGHRTVAVAGPDSVWLDTDVETHGEHLTTYSDFTVSPGERISFTISWQPSHKEPPALPEPEVALETTQDFWREWVEHCTYHGPYREAVIRSLITLKALTYAPTGGIIAAPTTSLPEEIGGVRNWDYRFTWLRDAAITLSSLLRTGYHEEARAWREWLLRAVAGDPENLQIMYGIAGERELGETELTWLPGYEGSKPVRVGNGAAGQLQLDVYGEVTEALHLAHMTGLARNDYASLLQVKLIRYLEDHWGEPDEGIWEVRGPRRQFVHSKVMAWVAVDRTVKLIESGDVDGPLERWRELRDDIHREVCEKGYDKERNTFTQFYGSQELDASLLLIPQMGFLPPDDKRVIGTVEAIQRELSTEDGFVLRYPTTGAEAGIDGLEGDEGAFLACSFWLADDLAMIGRVDEARQLFEKLLSLRNDLGLLAEEWDPRLQRQVGNFPQAFSHVPLIDTALRLTASGAYGG; this is encoded by the coding sequence ATGCACGTGGCCGGGCGCATCGAGGATTACGCACTCATTGGGGATATGCAGACCGCCGCCCTCATTGGCAGGGATGGCGCAGCGGACTGGCTGTGTCTGCCCCGATTTGACTCCCATGCCGTATTCGCGGGCCTGCTGGGCACCGAGGAGCACGGCCTGTGGCGACTGGGCCCTGCCCCGGAGCGCGACGACGATGAGCCGCTGCCGGCGACCCGGCGCCGGTACCGTGGCGACTCGCTCATCCTGGAGTCGGAGTGGGATACCCCGCACGGCACCGTAAGAGTCACCGACTTCATGCCACCGCGTGACGGCGCACCCCAGTTGGTGCGGATCATCGAGGGCCTGAGCGGCCGGGTCCAGATGCGCTCCACGCTGCGTATGCGCTTCTCCTACGGCTGGGTCGTGCCGTGGGTGCACAAGGTGGGCCACCGCACGGTGGCGGTCGCGGGCCCCGACTCCGTATGGCTGGACACCGATGTCGAGACGCACGGCGAGCATCTGACCACCTACTCGGACTTCACCGTGTCTCCGGGCGAACGGATCTCCTTCACTATCAGCTGGCAGCCCTCGCACAAGGAGCCGCCCGCGCTGCCGGAGCCCGAGGTGGCGCTGGAGACGACCCAGGACTTCTGGCGCGAATGGGTTGAGCACTGCACGTATCACGGCCCCTACCGGGAAGCGGTCATCCGCTCGCTGATCACCCTCAAGGCTCTCACCTATGCCCCGACCGGTGGCATCATCGCCGCACCGACCACCTCGCTGCCGGAGGAGATCGGCGGCGTCCGGAACTGGGACTACCGCTTCACCTGGCTCCGCGACGCGGCGATCACTCTGTCGTCCCTGCTGCGCACCGGTTACCACGAGGAGGCCCGTGCCTGGCGCGAATGGCTGCTGCGCGCGGTAGCGGGCGATCCCGAGAACCTGCAGATCATGTACGGCATCGCGGGCGAGCGGGAGCTGGGCGAGACGGAGCTGACCTGGCTGCCGGGTTACGAGGGCTCCAAGCCGGTCCGGGTCGGCAACGGCGCGGCAGGCCAGCTCCAGCTCGATGTCTATGGCGAGGTCACCGAGGCGCTGCACCTGGCCCATATGACAGGGCTGGCCCGCAATGACTACGCAAGCCTGCTCCAGGTCAAGCTGATCCGCTACCTCGAAGATCACTGGGGCGAGCCGGATGAGGGGATCTGGGAGGTGCGCGGACCGCGTCGGCAGTTTGTGCACTCCAAGGTGATGGCCTGGGTCGCCGTCGACCGCACGGTCAAGCTGATCGAGTCGGGCGATGTCGATGGCCCGCTGGAGCGGTGGCGCGAGCTGCGCGACGACATCCATCGCGAGGTCTGCGAAAAGGGCTACGACAAGGAGCGCAACACCTTCACCCAGTTCTACGGCTCCCAGGAGCTGGACGCCTCACTGCTGCTCATCCCGCAGATGGGCTTTCTGCCACCGGACGACAAGCGGGTGATCGGCACGGTGGAGGCGATTCAGCGGGAGCTGTCCACGGAGGACGGCTTTGTGCTCCGCTACCCGACCACGGGCGCGGAAGCCGGCATCGACGGCCTTGAGGGCGACGAGGGGGCCTTCCTGGCCTGCTCGTTCTGGCTGGCGGACGATCTCGCGATGATCGGACGGGTCGACGAGGCACGGCAGCTCTTTGAAAAGCTGCTGTCCCTGCGGAACGACCTGGGGCTGCTCGCCGAGGAGTGGGATCCCCGGCTACAGCGCCAGGTCGGGAACTTTCCGCAGGCCTTCAGCCATGTTCCGCTGATTGACACCGCGCTCCGGCTGACCGCTTCCGGCGCGTACGGCGGCTGA
- a CDS encoding glycoside hydrolase family 16 protein: MGMNKRRWLAAAGTSLAALAAFCLPAASAQEPDPVALAEVWRTDFDGAAGSLPSGDDWIVDTGTGYEGGPPNWGTGEIQTYTDDPANLQLDGGGHLRITALKDGATWTSGRIETRRTDFAAPEGGKLRIEAGIQLPDTSGDAALGYWPAFWTLGADYRGNYWNWPGVGEFDIMENVNGLDRTWGVLHCGVNPGGPCKETEGLGGSAECPGCADDFHTYALELDRTGSTEYLRWYLDGREYHSVSSADMDAKTWADATHHGHFVLLNLAMGGAFPDAVAGHPTPTDATEPGAFMLVDYVSVQQSGGGRP, encoded by the coding sequence ATGGGCATGAATAAACGGCGATGGCTGGCCGCCGCCGGGACCTCCCTTGCGGCGCTGGCGGCTTTCTGTCTCCCCGCCGCAAGCGCGCAGGAGCCGGACCCCGTCGCGCTGGCAGAGGTCTGGCGCACCGACTTCGACGGCGCGGCAGGATCCCTGCCATCCGGTGACGACTGGATCGTCGACACCGGCACCGGCTATGAGGGCGGCCCGCCCAACTGGGGCACCGGTGAGATACAGACGTACACCGACGACCCGGCCAACCTTCAGCTGGACGGCGGAGGCCACCTCAGGATCACCGCGCTGAAGGACGGTGCCACCTGGACCTCCGGCCGGATTGAAACCCGGCGCACCGACTTCGCGGCTCCCGAGGGCGGCAAGCTCCGTATCGAGGCAGGTATCCAGCTGCCCGACACCTCCGGTGACGCGGCGCTCGGCTACTGGCCCGCCTTCTGGACCCTGGGCGCTGACTACCGGGGCAACTACTGGAACTGGCCCGGTGTCGGTGAGTTCGACATCATGGAGAACGTCAACGGTCTCGACCGCACCTGGGGCGTGCTGCACTGCGGCGTCAACCCCGGCGGCCCATGCAAGGAGACCGAGGGGCTGGGCGGCTCTGCCGAGTGCCCGGGCTGCGCCGACGACTTCCACACCTACGCGCTCGAACTGGACCGCACTGGATCCACCGAGTATCTGCGCTGGTACCTCGACGGCCGGGAATATCACTCCGTCAGCTCCGCCGATATGGACGCCAAGACCTGGGCCGACGCCACCCACCATGGCCACTTCGTCCTGCTGAACCTCGCCATGGGCGGCGCCTTCCCGGACGCCGTCGCCGGGCACCCCACCCCCACCGACGCCACCGAACCCGGCGCGTTCATGCTCGTCGACTATGTCTCCGTACAGCAGAGCGGCGGGGGGCGGCCGTGA
- a CDS encoding LacI family DNA-binding transcriptional regulator, translating to MHGSRPTLEAVAAHAGVSRATVSRVVNGGAGVRDEVRKRVQQSVTALGYIPNSAARSLVTRRTGAIAVVIAEPETRVFSDPFFAQQLRGISRELSRHDLQLLLLLLEQRTDYDRIGRYLSGGHVDGALMFSLHRDDPLPAMATDSGLPTVFGGRPGWEKAEREPRPLYVDTDNRGGARQAVTHLLKRGRRRIAVITGPLDQTSALDRLTGYRDALGVTEADPALVADGDFTAEGGERAMAQLLDRCPELDAVFAGSDLMATGALRALRARGRRVPEDVAVVGYDDLEPAAWAEPALTTVRQDVQEMGAMMAALLLRHLGLGEEGEPPPTPVITPARLVIRAST from the coding sequence GTGCACGGTTCCCGCCCCACCCTTGAAGCGGTCGCCGCCCATGCCGGGGTGTCCCGGGCCACCGTCTCGCGGGTGGTCAACGGTGGTGCGGGGGTGCGCGATGAAGTACGCAAGCGGGTCCAGCAGTCGGTGACGGCACTTGGCTACATACCCAACAGCGCGGCGCGTTCGCTGGTCACCCGGCGCACCGGGGCGATCGCCGTGGTGATCGCCGAGCCGGAGACAAGGGTCTTCTCCGATCCCTTCTTCGCCCAGCAACTGCGCGGCATCAGCCGGGAGTTGTCCCGGCATGACCTGCAGCTCCTGCTACTGCTTCTGGAGCAGCGCACGGACTACGACCGTATCGGCCGTTATCTGTCCGGTGGACATGTCGACGGCGCGCTGATGTTCTCGCTGCACCGCGACGATCCGCTGCCCGCGATGGCCACGGATTCCGGGCTGCCCACCGTATTCGGCGGACGGCCCGGCTGGGAGAAGGCGGAGCGGGAACCACGGCCGCTGTATGTCGATACGGACAACCGGGGCGGCGCCCGTCAGGCCGTGACACACCTCCTGAAACGGGGCCGCCGCCGGATAGCCGTCATCACCGGGCCGCTGGATCAGACCTCGGCGCTGGACCGGCTGACGGGGTACCGGGACGCACTGGGCGTGACCGAGGCTGACCCGGCGCTGGTGGCCGACGGTGACTTCACCGCGGAGGGCGGCGAGCGCGCCATGGCCCAACTTCTGGACCGCTGCCCGGAACTGGACGCCGTCTTCGCGGGCAGCGATCTGATGGCCACCGGTGCGCTGCGGGCGCTGCGGGCCCGGGGGCGGCGGGTACCCGAGGATGTCGCGGTGGTCGGCTATGACGATCTGGAGCCCGCCGCCTGGGCGGAACCCGCGCTGACCACGGTGCGTCAGGATGTCCAGGAGATGGGCGCGATGATGGCCGCTCTGCTGCTGCGCCATCTCGGCCTCGGAGAGGAGGGTGAGCCACCGCCCACCCCCGTCATCACCCCGGCGCGGCTGGTCATACGGGCCTCCACCTGA
- a CDS encoding glycosyltransferase family 4 protein, whose translation MSALSPHAQASLHTVQVLGGGSAGTGAHVRSLAEGLVARGVRVTVCAPRGAELSYGFTSAGAHFAPTSARTEPEAVSMLRAVCADADLVHAHGLRAGLLAALALGGRRRRIPLVVTWHTRAHTEGFRAQVMRLLERRVAKAAKVVLGASSDLVERARRRGARDARLAPVAIPAPRSAQDDGAAPGSPPPYGDDDRLHAKVRAELGAVERPLVFTIGRLEPHQGHDSLLTAARAWRHLGPPPLLAIAGEGTRRAEMQHRIDTEALPVRLLGRRDDALRLLAAADVAVLPGSWEARSLFAQEALYAGVPLVATEVGGVPELVGDAAVLVPYGDADALAAAVAGLLADPARRVGLAAAGRAQAAAWPTEDTTVAQVLSVYDELAHSGR comes from the coding sequence ATGTCCGCACTGTCCCCGCACGCCCAGGCGTCGCTGCACACCGTCCAGGTCCTCGGCGGCGGCAGCGCGGGTACCGGGGCGCATGTGCGCTCTCTCGCCGAGGGACTGGTCGCGCGCGGGGTACGGGTGACCGTCTGCGCGCCGCGCGGTGCCGAGCTGAGCTACGGCTTCACCAGCGCCGGGGCCCACTTCGCGCCGACCTCGGCCCGTACCGAGCCGGAGGCCGTCTCCATGCTGCGAGCCGTCTGTGCCGACGCCGATCTGGTGCACGCCCATGGGCTGCGCGCCGGGTTGCTCGCGGCGCTCGCGCTGGGTGGACGGCGCCGCCGGATTCCGCTGGTGGTCACCTGGCACACCCGGGCCCATACGGAGGGCTTCCGGGCCCAGGTGATGCGGTTGCTGGAGCGAAGGGTCGCCAAGGCGGCGAAGGTGGTGCTCGGCGCCAGCTCTGACCTGGTGGAACGGGCTCGCCGACGGGGCGCCCGCGACGCCCGGTTGGCGCCGGTGGCCATCCCGGCGCCGCGCAGCGCCCAGGACGACGGTGCGGCGCCGGGATCGCCACCGCCGTACGGTGACGATGACCGGTTGCACGCCAAGGTGCGTGCCGAACTCGGCGCCGTGGAGCGGCCCCTGGTCTTCACCATCGGACGGCTCGAACCGCACCAGGGGCACGACTCCCTCCTCACCGCGGCCCGCGCCTGGCGCCATCTCGGCCCACCGCCACTCCTCGCCATCGCGGGGGAAGGCACGCGGCGGGCCGAGATGCAGCACCGGATTGACACAGAGGCGCTGCCGGTACGGCTGCTGGGCCGACGCGATGACGCCCTTCGACTGCTCGCCGCCGCCGATGTCGCCGTGCTCCCCGGCTCCTGGGAAGCGCGATCACTCTTCGCCCAGGAAGCGCTGTACGCCGGGGTTCCGCTGGTGGCTACCGAGGTCGGCGGGGTACCGGAACTGGTCGGTGACGCCGCGGTGCTGGTGCCCTACGGCGATGCCGACGCGCTGGCCGCCGCCGTCGCCGGGCTGCTGGCCGACCCCGCGCGCCGGGTGGGCCTGGCCGCGGCGGGCCGTGCCCAGGCGGCCGCCTGGCCGACCGAGGACACCACCGTCGCCCAGGTGCTGAGTGTCTACGATGAGCTGGCGCACTCCGGCCGCTGA